One stretch of Rhizoctonia solani chromosome 8, complete sequence DNA includes these proteins:
- a CDS encoding Prefoldin subunit, with amino-acid sequence MSKQSLEDLRTRLENASKEYQKIQEDTQTAVETHQRLDSQVNENEAVKKASPIMTDERTYSNVSEQEFANLKPHNTVYKMVGPVFVKQEPEEAKSNVDKRLEFIRGEITRVEQQISDLNKKSEKIKTEVVTIQNVMASQQQSQTTAA; translated from the exons ATGAGCAAACAAAGCCTCGAAGATCTCAGAACAAGGCTCGAAAACGCGTCCAAAGAATATCAAAAGATTCAGGAGG ATACCCAAACCGCTGTAGAAACCCATCAAAGGCTGGATTCACAAGTTAACGAGAATGAGGCTGTGAAGAAGGCAAGCCCCATCATGACAGATGAGAGGACATATTCTAACGTGTCCGAGCAGGAGTTTGCAAACCTCAAACCCCATAACACGGTTTACAAGATGGTTGGACCGGTGTTTGTCAAGCAAGAACCGGAGGAAGCGAAAAGCAACGTGGACAAGCGATTGGAGTTTATTAGAGGTGAAAT CACGCGCGTAGAACAACAAATATCTGATTTGAACAAAAAGTCAGAGAAAATCAAGACCGAAGTCGTGACAATTCAAAACGTAATGGCTTCTCAACAGCAGTCACAGACTACTGCAGCATGA
- a CDS encoding ubiquitin family protein, with amino-acid sequence MAEQASVASSNEITLNIKGPSELKLSITISTDKTVLELKQAIAEKSDVSADRQRLIYSGRVLKDEDVLSTYKVQNAHTVHMVKGAPKPTGTASSSTSTPTQPLPSMQTGQTSTETLLNGPRGHGALAGLNMNDLFGGANPNDPNMLQNMLSSPQFMQQMSRMMSDPNLMDTILAQSPHLTNMDPNMRRTLQSPEFRQMMSNPDTLRNMMQMTATLRQAGINPMGGGAMGGGFGGGGFGGMPFDLFGGGLGGAQNQGQNQQPSGNLFEQAATGATSAASPASNPNPTSPAANTGSNPNPTSPGTQNPNPSPFGMIDPSLIQQAPLGAFGAPPAPPDPRPVEERFQVQLQQLQDMGFTNAQQNVRALLACGGRVDSAIEYILGGGGLQ; translated from the exons ATGGCCGAACAAGCCTCTGTTGCCAGCTCAAACGAAATCACTCTAAATATAAAAG GTCCAAGTGAACTGAAGCTCAGTATAACCATATCCACCGACAAGACTGTCCTTGAGCTAAAGCAAGCCATTGCGGAAAAGTCAGATGTATCTGCCGATAGACAACGTTTAATCTACTCTG GTCGAGTACTTAAAGACGAGGACGTACTCTCGACGTACAAGGTACAGAATGCACACACTGTACATATGGTCAAAGGCGCTCCCAAACCGACCGGAACTGCCTCCTCTTCGACTTCCACGCCGACACAACCTCTACCGAGTATGCAAACTGGCCAGACATCGACAGAGACGCTACTCAATGGACCTCGCGGACACGGGGCTCTCGCAGGTTTGAATATGAACGACCTTTTTGGAGGAGCAAACCCGAACGACCCAAATATG TTGCAAAACATGCTTTCCTCTCCTCAATTTATGCAACAAATGTCCCGCATGATGTCCGATCCTAATTTGATGGACACTATTCTCGCACAGTCTCCCCACCTCACAAATATGGACCCTAACATGCGTCGGACATTACAATCGCCTGAGTTTAGACAGATGATGTCGAACCCAGACACGTTACGAAATATGATGCAAATGACGGCTACATTGAGGCAAGCTGGGATCAATCCTATGGGTGGTGGAGCGATGGGAGGCGGATTTGGAGGCGGAGGTTTCGGCGGGATGCCGTTTGACTTGTTTGGCGGAGGACTCGGCGGGGCTCAGAACCAGGGACAGAACCAGCAGCCGAGCGGGAACTTGTTCGAACAGGCTGCGACGGGTGCTACGTCTGCTGCTTCCCCGGCCAGCAATCCCAATCCTACATCACCTGCCGCTAACACTGGCAGTAATCCTAACCCGACTTCGCCTGGAACCCAGAACCCCAACCCCAGTCCATTTGGAATGATCGACCCGTCGTTAATCCAACAGGCAC CACTTGGCGCATTTGGTGCACCTCCAGCGCCCCCAGATCCGCGTCCTGTCGAGGAACGTTTCCAG GTTCAATTACAACAACTCCAAGATATGGGCTTTACCAACGCACAACAGAATGTTCGTGCGCTATTGGCATGTGGAGGCCGCGTGGACTCGGCAATTGAATATATCCTTGGTGGAGGAGGTCTTCAGTAA
- a CDS encoding Myo-inositol-1-phosphate synthase: MAPTAINQAYGTGYSTPSEPAPIHPTAARRTDPVIVESEVTSYSDSHITAKYEYKGAHVVKEQGRISVKPTVSRFEFQTVRKVQKTGLMMVGLGGNNGTTLAATVLANRHNITWRTKEGVMTPNYIGSLLRASTMRLGTDPETGRDFNIPVSDVLPMVHPNDLVIGGWDISSYPLDAAMDRAQVLDWDLQRQLIPMMAEIRPLPSIYYPDFIAANQSERADNVISGNDKQAHVEHIRRDIREFKAKHDLDRVVVFWTANTERYSAVIPGVNDTADALLKSIRESHSEVSPSTVFAVASILEDAPFINGAPQNTFVPGCIELAERHKAFIGGDDLKSGQTKIKSVLAEYLVNAGIKPLSIASYNHLGNNDGRNLSQEAQFKSKEISKSSVVDDMVDANRLLYRPADAAKGEKKGEHPDHLVVIKYVPAVGDSKRAIDEYNSEIMMGGRNTLGIFNTCEDSLLATPLILDLTILAELLTRVKYRRNSNDEFLPLYSVLSLLSYMLKAPLVKPGTEVVNSLNRQRQALESFLKACLGLANEGDLLLDTRVW, from the exons ATGGCTCCTactgctatcaaccaagcCTATGGTACCGGCTATAGCACCCCCTCGGAGCCTGCTCCTATTCATCCCACTGCCGCTCGTCGGACTGACCCCGTCATCGTCGAGTCGGAAGTGACCTCCTATTCCGATTCGCATATTACCGCCAAGTACGAATACAAGGGCGCTCATGTCGTCAAAGAACAAGGTCGTATCAGCGTCAAGCCTACTGTGTCTCGGTTCGAGTTCCAAACTGTGCGCAAGGTCCAGAAAACTGG CTTGATGATGGTCGGTCTGGGCGGAAACAACGGCACGACACTGGCCGCAACTGTTCTAGCCAATCGTCACAACATTACATGGCGCACCAAGGAGGGAGTTATGACACCCAATTATATTGGTTCTCTCCTACGTGCCTCGACCATGCGCCTCGGCACCGACCCGGAGACTGGTCGTGACTTCAATATCCCGGTCTCCGATGTCTTGCCTATGGTCCACCCCAACGATCTCGTGATTGGCGGGTGGGACATTTCCTCCTACCCCCTTGATGCCGCTATGGATCGTGCTCAAGTCCTTGACTGGGATCTTCAGCGCCAGCTCATTCCCATGATGGCTGAGATTCGTCCTTTGCCTTCGATCTACTACCCTGATTTTATCGCTGCCAATCAGTCAGAGCGTGCTGATAACGTCATTTCTGGCAACGACAAGCAGGCTCACGTTGAGCACATCCGTCGTGACATTCGCGAGTTCAAGGCCAAGCACGATCTCGATCGCGTTGTCGTTTTTTGGACTGCCAACACCGAGCGTTATAGCGCGGTCATCCCTGGCGTAAACGACACTGCTGATGCCCTTCTTAAATCTATCCGCGAGTCTCACTCGGAGGTCTCACCTAGCACTGTCTTCGCTGTTGCATCTATCCTCGAGGACGCCCCCTTCATCAACGGAGCTCCTCAAAACACTTTTGTTCCCGGGTGCATCGAACTCGCCGAGCGCCACAAGGCTTTCATTGGTGGTGACGACCTCAAGAGCGGCCAGACCAAGATCAAGTCGGTTCTCGCCGAATACCTCGTCAATGCTGGTATCAAGCCCCTTTCGATCGCTTCGTACAATCACCTGGGTAACAATGATGGCCGCAATCTCTCTCAAGAGGCTCAGTTCAAGAGCAAAGAAATCAGCAAGAGCTCCGTGGTCGATGACATGGTCGATGCCAACCGTCTCTTGTACCGTCCGGCCGATGCTGCCAAGGGCGAGAAAAAGGGCGAGCACCCCGACCATCTCGTTGTTATCAAGTACGTTCCCGCAGTCGGCGACTCGAAGCGCGCCATCGACGAGTACAACTCTGAGATTATGATGGGTGGTCGTAACACTCTTGGCATCTTCAACACTTGCGAAGACTCGCTCCTCGCCACTCCTCTTATCCTTGACTTGACGATTCTTGCCGAGCTCTTGACTCGCGTCAAGTATCGCCGCAACTCGAACGACGAGTTCCTGCCCCTCTACTCGGTCTTGTCTCTACTTTCCTACATGCTCAAGGCTCCTCTTGTCAAGCCCGGCACTGAGGTCGTCAACTCGCTCAACCGCCAGCGTCAGGCCCTCGAATCGTTCTTGAAGGCTTGCTTGGGATTGGCCAACGAGGGCGACTTGCTCCTTGATACTCGAGTTTGGTAA